A region of Stigmatopora nigra isolate UIUO_SnigA chromosome 6, RoL_Snig_1.1, whole genome shotgun sequence DNA encodes the following proteins:
- the doc2g gene encoding double C2-like domains, gamma isoform X2 gives MSVSKPPPPPSASHLTIPASSTCTPTSSSSSATSPSAPPPPSPVKISMQEHFAINVCPGPILPIPQISDFFPRFHDYPCTPPPPREKKILKEETFNGEMGGGFKDSERRGDNDGDREEAADSDDDDTYLGTLEFTLLFDQENNCLHCTINKAKGLKAMDSNGLADPYVKLHLLPGASKANKLRTKTLKNTLNPVWNEELVYHGITAADMTTKTLRLCVCDMDRLGRNEFIGEVRVALKKLREGENKRYNMGLERIAQNKEANSQAVEPGTLVAEEERGRILVSLCYNTEKGCLLVGIIRCAHLAAMDSNGYSDPFVKIILQPDMGKKSKYKTTVKKKTLNPEFNEEFSYDVTLDLLAKKTLEISVWDYDLGMSNDFIGGVELGINASGQRLRHWFECLKNKGKKVEYWHTLTQQGAPSSDKTD, from the exons ATGAGCGTCTCCAAACCCCCGCCGCCCCCTTCCGCCTCCCACCTTACCATCCCTGCTTCCTCCACCTGCAcgcccacctcctcctcctcctcagccACCTCCCCCTCGGCCCCACCTCCTCCCTCGCCTGTCAAGATTTCTATGCAGGAGCACTTTGCCATCAACGTGTGCCCGGGGCCCATCCTCCCTATCCCGCAGATCTCGGACTTCTTCCCGCGTTTCCACGACTACCCCTGCACGCCGCCTCCTCCGAGGGAGAAGAAGATCCTGAAGGAGGAGACTTTCAACGGGGAGATGGGTGGAGGCTTCAAAGACAGCGAGCGGCGGGGGGACAACGATGGGGATAGGGAGGAAGCGGCTGACTCCGACGATGATGACA CATACTTGGGGACATTGGAGTTCACCCTGCTGTTTGATCAAGAAAATAACTGCCTTCATTGCACCATTAACAAGGCAAAG GGACTGAAAGCCATGGACTCCAATGGGCTTGCCGATCCATACGTCAAGCTTCATCTTCTCCCCGGGGCAAGCAAG GCGAACAAACTTCGCACAAAGACTCTGAAGAACACATTAAACCCGGTATGGAATGAGGAACTGGTGTATCATGGAATAACAGCGGCTGACATGACCACCAAAACCCTCAG GCTGTGTGTATGCGATATGGACCGACTTGGACGGAACGAATTCATCGGTGAGGTGAGAGTTGCCCTGAAGAAACTCAGAGAAGGCGAGAACAAGCGTTACAATATGGGCTTGGAGAGAATTGCACAG AACAAAGAAGCCAATAGTCAAGCGGTGGAGCCGGGAACGCTGGTGGCAGAAGAGGAG CGAGGACGAATCCTGGTGTCGTTGTGCTATAACACGGAGAAGGGCTGCCTGCTGGTCGGGATCATACGCTGCGCCCATCTGGCCGCCATGGACTCCAATGGCTACTCTGACCCTTTTGTCAAAAT aATCTTACAGCCAGACATGGGAAAGAAGTCCAAGTACAAGACAACAGTGAAGAAAAAGACCCTCAACCCAGAATTCAATGAG GAGTTTTCCTACGATGTGACTCTGGATTTACTGGCAAAGAAAACTCTTGAGATCTCAGTGTGGGATTACGATTTGGGAATGAGCAATGACTTTATAG GTGGTGTGGAGTTGGGAATCAATGCGAGTGGACAGAGACTCAGACACTGGTTCGAGTGTCTCAAAAACAAAGGGAAGAAAGTGGAGTATTGGCATACGCTCACGCAGCAAGGGGCCCCCAGCAGCGACAAAACGGACTAA
- the tmem134 gene encoding transmembrane protein 134, with protein MATQFTIDDAFVLEGDEDGSMSGVDTEGWPSRDKDREAELTFGPLTFSKPQSHPSPVLLASSEHSNLKYQNLENEDPLTNNVNSSFNNFFKISDPATLSYCSSQWSFSTLSSVTQLSAHCCGWVSHPLVKKNRRVVLASFLLLFTGVALIFTGVVIQLNPNAGVSSAIFFVPGILLFIPGVYHVIYISCAVRGRRGFKLFYLPYFEK; from the exons ATGGCAACACAGTTTACTATTGATGACGCCTTCGTGTTGGAGGGGGACGAGGACGGATCCATGTCCGGCGTGGACACCGAAGGATGGCCGTCTCGAGACAAGGACAGAGAAGCAGAGCTGACGTTCGGCCCTCTGACTTTTTCCAAACCTCAATCTCATCCCTCGCCTGTTTTGCTTGCCTCGTCCGAGCACAGTAACCTCAAATATCAG aATCTGGAAAATGAAGACCCGCTTACCAACAATGTCAATTCCTCTTTTAACAACTTCTTTAAAATCAG tGATCCCGCCACTCTGTCTTACTGCAGCTCCCAATGGTCCTTCAGTACCTTGAGTTCCGTCACGCAACTTTCAGCGCATTGTTGTGG GTGGGTGTCACATCCGCTGGTGAAGAAAAACAGAAGAGTTGTCCTTGCTTCCTTTCTTTTGCTCTTCACTGGAGTTG ctcttaTTTTCACTGGGGTTGTCATACAGCTGAATCCAAATGCAG GCGTTTCCAGTGCTATCTTCTTCGTGCCTGGCATCTTGCTCTTCATCCCCGGAG TGTATCATGTGATCTACATTAGCTGTGCTGTTCGTGGACGGCGAGGCTTCAAGTTGTTCTACCTGCCTTATTTTGAGAAATAA
- the doc2g gene encoding double C2-like domains, gamma isoform X1 — protein sequence MKTALATSPSAPPPPSPVKISMQEHFAINVCPGPILPIPQISDFFPRFHDYPCTPPPPREKKILKEETFNGEMGGGFKDSERRGDNDGDREEAADSDDDDTYLGTLEFTLLFDQENNCLHCTINKAKGLKAMDSNGLADPYVKLHLLPGASKANKLRTKTLKNTLNPVWNEELVYHGITAADMTTKTLRLCVCDMDRLGRNEFIGEVRVALKKLREGENKRYNMGLERIAQNKEANSQAVEPGTLVAEEERGRILVSLCYNTEKGCLLVGIIRCAHLAAMDSNGYSDPFVKIILQPDMGKKSKYKTTVKKKTLNPEFNEEFSYDVTLDLLAKKTLEISVWDYDLGMSNDFIGEMANHTALLKIWANILKLHFFLMKSHLSSPGV from the exons ATGAAGACTGCCTTGG ccACCTCCCCCTCGGCCCCACCTCCTCCCTCGCCTGTCAAGATTTCTATGCAGGAGCACTTTGCCATCAACGTGTGCCCGGGGCCCATCCTCCCTATCCCGCAGATCTCGGACTTCTTCCCGCGTTTCCACGACTACCCCTGCACGCCGCCTCCTCCGAGGGAGAAGAAGATCCTGAAGGAGGAGACTTTCAACGGGGAGATGGGTGGAGGCTTCAAAGACAGCGAGCGGCGGGGGGACAACGATGGGGATAGGGAGGAAGCGGCTGACTCCGACGATGATGACA CATACTTGGGGACATTGGAGTTCACCCTGCTGTTTGATCAAGAAAATAACTGCCTTCATTGCACCATTAACAAGGCAAAG GGACTGAAAGCCATGGACTCCAATGGGCTTGCCGATCCATACGTCAAGCTTCATCTTCTCCCCGGGGCAAGCAAG GCGAACAAACTTCGCACAAAGACTCTGAAGAACACATTAAACCCGGTATGGAATGAGGAACTGGTGTATCATGGAATAACAGCGGCTGACATGACCACCAAAACCCTCAG GCTGTGTGTATGCGATATGGACCGACTTGGACGGAACGAATTCATCGGTGAGGTGAGAGTTGCCCTGAAGAAACTCAGAGAAGGCGAGAACAAGCGTTACAATATGGGCTTGGAGAGAATTGCACAG AACAAAGAAGCCAATAGTCAAGCGGTGGAGCCGGGAACGCTGGTGGCAGAAGAGGAG CGAGGACGAATCCTGGTGTCGTTGTGCTATAACACGGAGAAGGGCTGCCTGCTGGTCGGGATCATACGCTGCGCCCATCTGGCCGCCATGGACTCCAATGGCTACTCTGACCCTTTTGTCAAAAT aATCTTACAGCCAGACATGGGAAAGAAGTCCAAGTACAAGACAACAGTGAAGAAAAAGACCCTCAACCCAGAATTCAATGAG GAGTTTTCCTACGATGTGACTCTGGATTTACTGGCAAAGAAAACTCTTGAGATCTCAGTGTGGGATTACGATTTGGGAATGAGCAATGACTTTATAGGTGAGATGGCGAACCACACGGCATTGCTTAAAATATGGGCAAATATActgaaactgcatttttttttaatgaaatcacACTTATCTAGTCCAGGTGTTTGA